A DNA window from Chelativorans sp. AA-79 contains the following coding sequences:
- the purD gene encoding phosphoribosylamine--glycine ligase, with amino-acid sequence MKVLLIGSGGREHALAWKLAASPLLEKLYAAPGNPGIAEHAECVPLDIRDHASVVDFCRDKAVDFVVVGPEAPLVAGLADDLISAGIPVFGPTADAARLEGSKGFTKDLCARYDIPTAAYGRFADAAHAKDYVRRSGTPIVIKADGLAAGKGVVIAMTEEEAFAAIDDCFSGAFGDSGAEVVVEEFMEGEEASFFCLCDGKTALPFGTAQDHKRVGEGDTGANTGGMGAYSPAPVMTPEMVSRVMREIVEPTLKGMEEMGSPFVGALFVGLMITVDGPKLIEYNVRFGDPECQVLMPRLEDDLLALLKGAVDGQLAHMSARWRDDAALTVVMAARGYPGTPEKGSVIRGLDAAAAADAEVFHAGTALEDGAVVASGGRVLNVTALGSNVTEARDRAYHAVDRIDWPEGFCRRDIGWRAIEREAGEA; translated from the coding sequence ATGAAAGTTCTCCTCATCGGTTCGGGCGGGCGCGAGCATGCACTGGCCTGGAAGCTCGCGGCTTCGCCCCTCCTGGAGAAGCTCTATGCCGCGCCGGGCAATCCGGGCATTGCCGAACATGCCGAATGCGTGCCGCTCGATATCCGGGACCATGCTTCGGTTGTCGATTTCTGCCGCGACAAGGCCGTCGATTTTGTCGTGGTCGGTCCCGAGGCGCCGCTGGTGGCGGGGCTGGCCGATGACCTGATCTCCGCCGGGATTCCGGTTTTCGGCCCCACTGCCGACGCTGCGCGCTTAGAAGGCTCGAAGGGGTTCACAAAGGATCTCTGCGCCCGGTATGATATCCCCACCGCCGCCTACGGCCGGTTCGCGGATGCCGCCCACGCGAAGGATTACGTCCGCCGGAGCGGAACGCCCATCGTCATCAAGGCCGATGGCCTTGCCGCCGGCAAGGGCGTGGTGATCGCCATGACGGAGGAAGAGGCTTTCGCCGCCATCGACGACTGCTTTTCCGGTGCGTTCGGGGATTCGGGCGCGGAGGTGGTGGTCGAGGAATTCATGGAGGGCGAGGAAGCGAGCTTCTTCTGCCTCTGCGACGGCAAGACCGCGCTTCCCTTCGGCACCGCGCAGGACCACAAGCGCGTGGGCGAGGGCGACACGGGGGCGAACACCGGCGGCATGGGAGCCTATTCGCCCGCTCCCGTGATGACGCCGGAGATGGTTTCGCGGGTCATGCGCGAAATCGTCGAGCCGACGCTGAAGGGCATGGAGGAGATGGGCTCGCCCTTCGTCGGCGCGCTCTTTGTCGGGCTGATGATCACCGTCGATGGCCCTAAGCTGATCGAATACAACGTGCGGTTCGGCGATCCCGAGTGCCAGGTCCTGATGCCGCGCCTCGAGGACGATCTGCTTGCCCTGCTGAAAGGCGCGGTCGACGGCCAACTCGCGCATATGTCCGCGCGCTGGCGCGACGACGCGGCGCTCACCGTCGTCATGGCGGCGCGGGGCTATCCCGGCACGCCCGAAAAGGGTTCGGTGATCCGCGGGCTCGATGCAGCGGCCGCCGCCGACGCGGAGGTCTTCCATGCCGGTACGGCGCTGGAGGACGGCGCTGTCGTTGCCAGTGGCGGACGCGTCCTGAACGTGACCGCACTCGGCTCCAATGTCACGGAAGCGCGCGACCGCGCCTACCACGCCGTGGACAGAATCGATTGGCCGGAGGGCTTCTGCCGCCGCGATATCGGCTGGCGGGCAATCGAGCGCGAAGCCGGAGAGGCTTGA
- a CDS encoding tripartite tricarboxylate transporter substrate binding protein has protein sequence MNFNPRMTRMLLAGGALVAAPSFAFAAQCPEGYPSKPVEFVVAYAAGGGTDAIGRTLASEIEKAQGWTVPVSNKPGAGGDVLMTALKAMEPDGYTVAVSSTNTVALDPYANEGVNFTYEDFDYPGTAMEVTFGLVTLADKPYSTLEEFIEFARENGRATISTSAIALEIAVQKMADHFEVNLVAIPGGGAADALQSALGGHVDATIQGSQHIQQIQAGKMKQLSTLVANRVAYAPDTKTVIESGVDATAGAYVLFALPKGVDPAIRTCLQQVLDEATKSEAYAELMKNFDSVPANLGPDGALDFIKKQAADYKAIFEARNK, from the coding sequence ATGAACTTCAATCCCCGGATGACCCGGATGCTGCTCGCCGGTGGTGCACTTGTCGCCGCGCCGTCATTTGCCTTCGCCGCACAGTGTCCGGAAGGTTATCCTTCCAAGCCGGTGGAGTTCGTCGTCGCCTATGCGGCCGGCGGTGGAACCGACGCCATTGGCCGTACCCTCGCGAGTGAAATCGAGAAGGCGCAAGGCTGGACCGTGCCCGTCAGCAACAAGCCCGGCGCCGGCGGCGATGTGCTGATGACCGCGCTGAAGGCGATGGAACCGGACGGCTACACCGTCGCGGTCAGCTCCACCAACACGGTGGCGCTCGATCCCTATGCCAACGAAGGCGTCAACTTCACTTACGAGGATTTCGACTATCCCGGCACCGCGATGGAGGTGACCTTCGGTCTGGTGACCCTCGCGGACAAGCCCTACTCGACCCTCGAGGAGTTCATCGAATTCGCGCGCGAGAACGGCCGTGCTACGATCTCCACTTCGGCGATCGCGCTGGAAATCGCCGTGCAGAAGATGGCGGACCACTTCGAGGTCAATCTCGTGGCCATTCCCGGCGGCGGCGCGGCCGACGCGCTGCAGAGCGCGCTTGGCGGCCACGTGGATGCAACCATTCAGGGCTCGCAGCACATCCAGCAGATCCAGGCCGGAAAGATGAAGCAACTTTCGACGCTGGTCGCCAACCGCGTTGCGTATGCGCCGGATACCAAGACGGTGATCGAAAGCGGCGTCGACGCGACGGCCGGCGCCTATGTGCTGTTCGCGCTGCCCAAGGGCGTCGACCCGGCGATCCGGACCTGCCTCCAGCAAGTGCTCGACGAAGCGACCAAGTCGGAGGCTTATGCCGAACTGATGAAGAACTTCGATTCCGTTCCGGCCAATCTGGGCCCTGACGGCGCGCTGGACTTCATCAAGAAGCAAGCCGCCGACTACAAGGCGATCTTTGAAGCACGCAACAAGTAA
- a CDS encoding tripartite tricarboxylate transporter TctB family protein — translation MNERPGSRWSPRNLVFSAIFLVISLVAGGYALATMKTGAPAAMGPGFFPVMLSIVLGLLSIGVAFLPRDIEAEALTVAPLKATIIILACPMIFGFAIEPFGLVIAVSLVIFVSCLASRITTLRQALVLSAVFTLFCVLIFHYLLHMPIPLWGELFTG, via the coding sequence ATGAATGAACGGCCCGGTTCCCGCTGGAGCCCGCGCAATCTCGTATTTTCCGCGATCTTTCTGGTCATCAGCCTTGTGGCGGGCGGTTATGCGCTGGCAACGATGAAGACCGGAGCACCCGCCGCGATGGGGCCGGGTTTCTTTCCGGTCATGCTGTCGATCGTGCTCGGGCTTCTTTCGATCGGCGTCGCCTTTCTGCCGCGCGACATCGAGGCCGAGGCGCTGACGGTCGCGCCGCTGAAGGCCACTATCATCATACTCGCCTGCCCGATGATCTTCGGGTTTGCCATCGAGCCGTTCGGGCTGGTCATCGCCGTCTCCCTGGTGATCTTCGTCTCCTGTCTTGCAAGCCGCATCACCACGCTTCGCCAAGCCCTGGTGCTCTCGGCGGTCTTCACGCTCTTCTGTGTTCTCATCTTCCACTACCTGCTCCACATGCCGATTCCGCTCTGGGGCGAGCTGTTCACAGGCTAG
- a CDS encoding tripartite tricarboxylate transporter permease, with the protein MPDIATILTGLMDAFTLGNLFYIVLGVMLGQIVGAIPGLSILMALAIAIPLTYSLDTLTAISFLISINKGGTVGGAVPAILLNTPGTPESAATALDGHPMAQKGQGGKAMKYSLYYSVFGDVSSDIVLITVSAPLALVALKMGPIEIMTLMILAFTVIAGLVGSSMVKGLISVALGFLLASVGIDPAMGSARFTFGIVDLLDGIPLTALAVGMLAVSEIFIQISEHASRDKGAASESAQSFLDAKSQRVSFKELWANRMVAFRAFLIGTVIGAIPGLGSTTAGFLSYSITKQSAKDPEALGTGDPRGIAASEAANSAVVGANLIPLLTLGIPGNIAAALLVSAFIIHGVQPGPLLFEQQGALIYALFGAMLIANAANLVVGQFGMRLWAFVVTAPATVVYPGALLLCITGMYFAAGGVLGIVIMLAASVLGYFMRIFGYSIIAFIVAFVLTPQLERSINQTMLLTQGDLTALINHPIAIALLVLSAIALVYLGPGKRGKALEA; encoded by the coding sequence ATGCCTGACATAGCAACCATCCTTACGGGGCTGATGGACGCCTTCACGCTCGGCAACCTGTTCTACATCGTGCTTGGCGTGATGTTGGGGCAGATCGTCGGCGCGATCCCCGGTCTCAGCATTCTGATGGCGCTCGCCATCGCCATCCCGCTCACCTATTCGCTCGACACGCTCACGGCCATTTCGTTCCTCATTTCGATAAACAAGGGCGGAACCGTGGGCGGCGCCGTGCCGGCGATCCTGCTCAACACCCCCGGCACGCCGGAATCGGCCGCAACCGCGCTCGATGGCCACCCGATGGCCCAGAAGGGGCAGGGCGGCAAGGCGATGAAATACTCACTCTACTATTCCGTCTTCGGCGACGTCTCCAGCGATATCGTCCTGATCACCGTCTCCGCGCCCTTGGCGCTGGTCGCCCTGAAGATGGGGCCGATCGAGATCATGACGCTGATGATCCTCGCCTTCACCGTCATCGCCGGGCTTGTCGGCAGTTCGATGGTCAAGGGGCTGATCTCGGTCGCGCTCGGCTTCCTCCTCGCCTCCGTCGGCATCGACCCGGCAATGGGGTCGGCGCGCTTCACCTTCGGCATCGTCGACCTTCTCGACGGGATTCCGCTCACCGCGCTTGCCGTCGGCATGCTGGCGGTGAGCGAGATCTTCATCCAGATTTCCGAACATGCCAGCCGCGACAAGGGCGCGGCGAGCGAAAGCGCGCAGTCCTTTCTCGATGCGAAAAGCCAGCGCGTCAGTTTCAAGGAGCTCTGGGCCAACCGGATGGTGGCGTTCCGTGCGTTCCTGATCGGAACCGTCATCGGTGCCATTCCAGGCCTGGGGTCCACGACAGCCGGTTTCCTCTCCTATTCGATCACCAAGCAGTCGGCCAAGGACCCGGAAGCGCTCGGGACCGGCGATCCACGCGGCATCGCCGCCTCCGAGGCCGCGAACTCCGCGGTGGTGGGCGCCAACCTCATTCCGCTTCTCACCCTCGGCATTCCCGGCAATATCGCGGCCGCACTGCTGGTCAGCGCCTTCATCATTCACGGCGTGCAACCCGGGCCGCTTCTCTTCGAGCAGCAGGGCGCGCTGATCTATGCGCTGTTCGGCGCCATGCTGATCGCCAATGCCGCCAACCTCGTCGTCGGCCAGTTCGGGATGCGGCTTTGGGCTTTCGTGGTGACGGCACCGGCGACGGTCGTCTATCCCGGCGCCCTGCTGCTCTGCATCACCGGCATGTACTTCGCCGCCGGCGGCGTGCTCGGTATCGTCATCATGTTGGCGGCTTCGGTGCTGGGCTATTTCATGCGCATCTTCGGCTATTCGATCATTGCCTTCATCGTGGCCTTCGTGCTGACCCCGCAGCTCGAGCGCTCGATCAACCAGACGATGTTGCTGACCCAGGGGGACCTGACGGCGCTGATCAATCACCCGATCGCGATTGCGCTCCTGGTGCTGTCGGCCATTGCGCTGGTCTATCTGGGGCCGGGCAAACGCGGCAAGGCGCTGGAAGCCTAG
- a CDS encoding TIM barrel protein, whose translation MYLSVTSWSFPSLTLEEAAGVSRVLGINALDVSTKRRPGLDKAEILGDPDAAAERVLALRVKVPNYYHHFGESLPERNLALPGTIDANARDLERVLAFADAAGIPTVFFLPGIVNPGQSRQQALDVAVQSLKVLLEVQKSFKAEICVEPIVRSFAESPAIVAELVERTGIRLALDYSHFLCLGYTQEQIDPLCAHAAHVHLRQARMGDLQAKFAKGTINFPALFATLETAGYAGALAIEYVYQDFMNAYSDDVMTETVAMRDCFNEWNAARSA comes from the coding sequence ATGTATCTTTCTGTGACGTCCTGGTCGTTTCCGTCGCTGACCCTTGAAGAGGCGGCGGGCGTCTCCCGGGTGCTCGGCATCAATGCGCTCGACGTCAGCACCAAGCGCCGGCCGGGCCTCGACAAGGCCGAGATCCTCGGCGATCCGGACGCGGCGGCGGAGCGTGTCCTTGCACTCAGGGTCAAGGTGCCCAACTATTATCACCATTTCGGCGAAAGCCTGCCCGAGCGCAATCTGGCTCTCCCCGGCACGATCGACGCCAATGCGCGCGATCTCGAACGGGTTCTGGCCTTCGCCGACGCGGCGGGCATCCCGACCGTCTTCTTCCTGCCCGGCATCGTCAATCCTGGCCAGTCGCGGCAGCAGGCGCTGGATGTGGCTGTGCAGAGCCTCAAGGTCCTTCTAGAGGTGCAGAAATCTTTCAAGGCGGAGATCTGCGTGGAGCCGATCGTGCGCTCCTTTGCCGAATCCCCGGCCATCGTCGCCGAACTGGTCGAACGCACGGGCATCAGGCTGGCGCTCGACTATTCGCACTTCCTCTGTCTCGGCTACACGCAGGAGCAGATAGACCCGCTTTGCGCCCACGCCGCGCATGTGCATCTGCGCCAGGCCCGCATGGGCGACCTGCAGGCGAAGTTTGCCAAGGGCACGATCAACTTCCCGGCCCTGTTCGCAACGCTGGAGACGGCCGGTTATGCCGGGGCACTCGCCATCGAATATGTCTATCAGGATTTCATGAACGCCTATTCCGACGACGTGATGACCGAAACCGTCGCGATGCGCGACTGCTTCAATGAATGGAATGCGGCGCGCTCTGCCTAG
- a CDS encoding alpha/beta hydrolase, which yields MPDIARSDFHIETVDGYRIAIREVRSERTDRVPMILMHGTRIPGLSEFDLPVENGSLAADLAAKGHVVYIVDARGFGRSQRPAAMERPPVPGADPLVRTIEITRDIDAAANHLIAATGQKKVGLFGWGVGGTCCAMYAALWPEKVSHIVLYTMIYGGAGDHPQFTIGSVWDDPDNPGQFNQKRFGNYAFNSLELLDKHWNEQIPIEDKDAWRDSAMFEAFRQALIDGDPTAKDRDPPAYRSPNGMLEDLYRMGCNGEKLVHASQIYCKVMIVKPEFDSLCRMTDMEVFMRDLVHAEEVVLWAEKNTTHYVLLDRPERGRANLLASMDDFLR from the coding sequence ATGCCTGACATTGCCCGCAGCGACTTTCACATCGAGACAGTGGACGGCTACAGGATCGCCATTCGCGAAGTCCGTTCGGAACGGACCGACCGGGTGCCGATGATCCTCATGCACGGCACGCGCATCCCAGGGCTCAGCGAGTTCGACCTTCCGGTGGAAAACGGTTCGCTCGCCGCCGACCTGGCTGCCAAGGGGCACGTGGTCTACATCGTCGACGCGCGTGGCTTCGGGCGCTCGCAGCGCCCGGCGGCGATGGAGCGGCCGCCCGTGCCCGGCGCCGACCCTCTGGTGCGCACCATCGAGATCACCCGCGACATCGATGCGGCGGCCAATCACCTGATCGCCGCGACCGGCCAGAAGAAAGTAGGCCTGTTCGGCTGGGGCGTCGGTGGCACCTGCTGCGCGATGTATGCGGCTCTCTGGCCGGAAAAGGTCAGCCACATCGTACTCTACACAATGATCTATGGCGGAGCGGGAGACCATCCCCAATTCACCATCGGCTCGGTCTGGGACGATCCCGACAATCCTGGCCAGTTCAACCAGAAGCGCTTCGGCAACTACGCTTTCAATTCGCTGGAACTCCTGGACAAGCACTGGAACGAGCAGATCCCGATCGAGGACAAGGACGCCTGGCGCGATTCCGCCATGTTCGAGGCTTTCCGGCAGGCGCTCATCGATGGCGATCCCACCGCGAAGGATCGCGACCCGCCCGCCTATCGCAGCCCCAACGGCATGCTCGAAGACCTTTACCGCATGGGCTGCAATGGCGAGAAGCTGGTCCACGCCAGCCAGATCTACTGCAAGGTGATGATCGTCAAGCCGGAGTTCGACAGCCTGTGCCGGATGACCGACATGGAGGTGTTCATGAGGGACCTGGTGCATGCGGAGGAGGTGGTGCTGTGGGCGGAGAAGAACACCACCCACTATGTGTTGCTCGACAGGCCCGAGCGCGGCCGGGCCAACCTGCTCGCCAGCATGGATGATTTCCTGCGCTAG
- a CDS encoding nuclear transport factor 2 family protein translates to MQPEGASAIARHLEEKVIAYWHDVDFNWGRNAADHYTVDGVFVSPHARYEGREQIREFYAWRAERGARVNVHLVGNFHLRSLGENEAEVHWICTLYAHDGAAPQQSAPPVAISRVEDSFVRDGDGPWLCRQRRWHTLFRSDIPTTRLNKEEMATRMGKTS, encoded by the coding sequence ATGCAGCCTGAAGGAGCGAGCGCCATTGCCCGCCATCTGGAAGAGAAGGTGATCGCCTACTGGCATGACGTCGATTTCAACTGGGGGCGAAACGCCGCCGATCACTACACCGTCGACGGGGTCTTCGTGAGTCCGCATGCGCGCTATGAAGGCCGCGAGCAGATCCGCGAATTCTATGCCTGGCGCGCGGAGCGCGGGGCACGCGTGAACGTGCATCTGGTGGGCAATTTCCATCTCAGGAGCCTCGGCGAGAACGAAGCCGAGGTCCACTGGATCTGCACGCTCTATGCCCATGACGGCGCGGCACCGCAACAATCCGCCCCGCCGGTCGCCATCTCCCGCGTCGAGGACAGCTTCGTGCGCGACGGTGACGGGCCCTGGCTCTGCCGCCAGCGCCGATGGCACACCCTCTTCAGGAGCGACATCCCCACGACGCGCCTCAACAAGGAGGAGATGGCGACGCGGATGGGCAAGACCAGCTAA
- a CDS encoding tripartite tricarboxylate transporter substrate binding protein — protein MKNLFKPLFAAAVASAVFLGIGVASHAAQWPYDKPIRIIFPFPAGPDFLVRMMAGDLEKQLGQTVIVDNKPGAGGTIGMSAVAHAKPDGYTFVVGYPGPSANYTNTYSGLPYTPLEDFDYVSQLTAGDMVVVARKDFPADTLEELIRYANEHPGEVSAGHPGIGSYGHMIELMMAEKAGAQLKIVPYQGTAPILVDLLSGSLDISTDFLSEAYTEHLKAGNMKALGIASANRNPNFPDVQTFQEAGIDLVATVWAGVMAPKGTPRDIIDKMNAAIGAFLASDEAKETFTKNYQNPSPSTPEGMRELAVHEEALWRDIIKKYDIRNN, from the coding sequence ATGAAAAACCTGTTCAAGCCGCTTTTCGCGGCGGCCGTGGCATCCGCGGTTTTCCTGGGCATCGGGGTGGCGTCGCACGCCGCGCAGTGGCCGTACGACAAGCCGATCCGCATCATTTTCCCGTTTCCTGCGGGACCTGATTTCCTGGTCCGCATGATGGCGGGCGATCTTGAGAAGCAACTCGGGCAGACGGTGATCGTCGACAATAAACCCGGTGCCGGCGGCACCATTGGCATGAGTGCGGTAGCTCACGCGAAGCCCGACGGCTACACATTCGTGGTCGGTTATCCCGGGCCTTCGGCGAACTACACCAACACCTATTCCGGCTTGCCCTACACACCGCTCGAGGATTTCGACTATGTGAGCCAGCTCACTGCCGGCGACATGGTGGTCGTGGCCCGCAAGGACTTTCCCGCCGACACGCTCGAAGAGCTGATCAGATACGCGAACGAGCATCCGGGCGAGGTGAGCGCCGGGCATCCCGGCATCGGGTCCTACGGCCACATGATCGAACTCATGATGGCGGAAAAGGCAGGCGCGCAATTGAAGATCGTTCCCTATCAGGGCACGGCGCCGATCCTCGTTGACCTCCTGTCCGGCAGCCTCGACATATCGACCGATTTCCTGTCGGAGGCCTATACCGAGCACCTGAAGGCCGGCAACATGAAGGCTCTCGGCATCGCTTCCGCCAATCGCAATCCGAACTTCCCCGATGTGCAGACCTTCCAGGAGGCGGGGATCGACCTTGTCGCGACCGTGTGGGCGGGCGTCATGGCGCCGAAGGGGACGCCGCGCGACATCATCGACAAGATGAACGCTGCGATCGGCGCGTTCCTCGCGTCCGACGAAGCCAAGGAGACCTTCACCAAGAACTATCAGAACCCCTCGCCCTCGACGCCTGAGGGAATGCGGGAACTGGCAGTGCACGAGGAAGCACTCTGGCGCGACATCATCAAGAAGTACGACATCCGCAACAACTAA
- a CDS encoding MBL fold metallo-hydrolase has product MQDIRLGDVTISAILEHQKLGLTPEQLFLGSDAETARRHYAEMEPFLYDAETGRIVLAFQSFLIRTPKNIIMVDTCNGADKLKDKIVWDTRPWLDRFHQLGLTFADVDFVLCTHLHIDHTGWNTRLEQGRWVPTFPNATYLFQKREYVYWQRAAETGAKPPRHQDDIWQINCLPVAEAGQAELVEGAHEVDAYVSLLPTPGHSPGHYCVHIHSGGLEAIALGDLAHHMLQCREPGWSTPFCWDPEMAARSRMKLLSEAVQSRALLLPTHFPAPTAGRVTADGERFRYHFHEA; this is encoded by the coding sequence ATGCAGGACATCCGCCTCGGCGACGTGACCATATCGGCGATCCTCGAGCACCAGAAGCTCGGCCTGACGCCGGAGCAACTGTTTTTGGGAAGCGATGCCGAGACCGCGCGCCGCCATTATGCCGAGATGGAGCCTTTCCTCTACGACGCCGAAACGGGCCGCATCGTCCTCGCCTTCCAGAGCTTCCTGATCCGCACGCCCAAAAACATCATCATGGTCGATACCTGCAACGGGGCGGACAAGCTGAAGGATAAAATCGTCTGGGACACCCGGCCCTGGCTCGACAGGTTCCACCAACTGGGACTGACCTTCGCCGATGTGGATTTCGTGCTGTGCACGCATCTGCATATCGACCACACCGGGTGGAACACGAGGCTCGAGCAGGGCAGGTGGGTGCCGACCTTTCCCAACGCGACTTATCTCTTCCAGAAGCGGGAATATGTCTATTGGCAGAGGGCCGCGGAGACGGGAGCCAAGCCGCCGCGGCACCAGGACGACATCTGGCAGATCAACTGCCTGCCGGTGGCCGAGGCGGGGCAGGCCGAACTGGTCGAGGGGGCCCACGAGGTCGACGCCTACGTCTCGCTGCTTCCCACCCCTGGCCACAGTCCCGGCCACTATTGCGTTCACATCCACTCCGGCGGTCTAGAAGCGATCGCCTTGGGAGATCTGGCGCATCATATGCTGCAATGCCGTGAACCAGGCTGGTCCACGCCCTTTTGCTGGGACCCCGAGATGGCTGCCCGATCGCGCATGAAGCTGCTGAGTGAGGCGGTTCAAAGCCGCGCTCTCCTCCTGCCCACGCATTTTCCCGCCCCGACCGCAGGGCGCGTCACGGCAGATGGCGAACGCTTCCGCTATCACTTCCATGAGGCGTGA
- a CDS encoding tripartite tricarboxylate transporter TctB family protein, translating to MFGAVLLLYAIPANVRMIPGALPYPALFPQIAAWLFIALGLIQVFFVNAQVQVPSARRILFFGLAAVLTLAALLLVDRLGYLPVMIALMAGVVWMVRERRWAWVAVVVLGLPVGIWLLFEQVLQRPLP from the coding sequence TTGTTCGGCGCCGTCCTCCTCCTCTACGCCATACCCGCCAATGTGAGAATGATCCCGGGGGCATTGCCGTATCCGGCACTGTTCCCGCAGATCGCGGCCTGGCTCTTCATCGCTCTTGGCCTGATCCAGGTGTTCTTCGTCAATGCCCAGGTTCAGGTGCCGAGCGCGAGGCGGATTCTCTTCTTCGGGCTTGCGGCGGTCCTGACGCTTGCAGCGCTGCTCCTCGTGGATCGGTTGGGCTATCTGCCCGTCATGATCGCGCTGATGGCCGGGGTCGTCTGGATGGTGCGCGAGCGCCGCTGGGCCTGGGTCGCGGTGGTCGTTCTAGGGCTTCCGGTGGGCATCTGGCTGTTGTTCGAACAGGTCCTGCAGCGGCCGCTGCCCTGA
- a CDS encoding tripartite tricarboxylate transporter permease: MDIVSHLALGFDTVFQPVNLLFCFLGVFLGTAIGVLPGIGPLGTVAILLPVTFGFSAEASLIMLAGIYYGAQYGGSTTAILINLPGEASSAVTAIEGHQMARRGKAGRALAIAAIGSFVAGSFATMLIAVFAVPLTQLALKFTPPDYFSLMVLGLVASIALAHGSVFKGIVMIVFGLLLGTIGTDLYTGQARFTFGLFDLAEGLPIVAFGAGIYAIAEILKGLEDESQRNPLKTKIAGLMPTRRDFRVSALPIGRGTLLGSFLGVLPGGGAMLSSFASYMVEKRMAKHPETFGRGAIEGVAGPESANNAGAQTSFVPMLTLGIPSNPLMALMIGALIIQGITPGPNLINEQPALFWGVIVSMWIGNLMLVVLNLPLIGLWVRLLSVRTNFLYPAIIGFSAIGVYSVNNNSFDLVVMSVFGAVGYGLTKLECEPAPLLLGFVLGPMMETYLRRTMILSGGDPTVFLTSPISMGLLIMAAIVLVVVLFPSIRKRRAEVFVEED, encoded by the coding sequence ATGGATATCGTTTCTCATCTCGCGCTCGGGTTCGACACCGTTTTCCAGCCGGTCAACCTGCTCTTCTGCTTTCTCGGCGTGTTTCTCGGGACAGCCATCGGCGTGCTGCCGGGCATCGGGCCGCTGGGGACGGTGGCCATCCTGCTGCCGGTGACGTTCGGTTTTTCCGCCGAGGCCTCCCTCATCATGCTCGCCGGAATCTACTACGGCGCCCAATATGGCGGTTCGACCACGGCGATCCTCATCAACCTGCCGGGGGAGGCGTCGTCGGCGGTGACCGCCATCGAGGGCCATCAGATGGCCCGCCGGGGCAAGGCCGGAAGGGCGCTTGCGATCGCCGCCATCGGCTCCTTCGTCGCGGGATCGTTCGCGACGATGCTGATCGCTGTCTTCGCGGTGCCGCTCACGCAACTGGCGCTGAAATTCACGCCGCCCGACTACTTCTCGCTGATGGTCCTCGGGCTCGTCGCCTCAATCGCGCTGGCGCATGGCTCGGTGTTCAAGGGCATCGTCATGATCGTGTTCGGGCTCCTGCTCGGCACCATCGGCACCGATCTCTACACCGGGCAGGCGCGCTTCACTTTCGGCCTTTTCGATCTGGCCGAAGGGCTGCCGATCGTCGCGTTCGGTGCCGGCATCTATGCGATTGCCGAGATCCTGAAGGGGCTGGAGGACGAGAGCCAGCGCAATCCTCTGAAAACCAAGATCGCCGGGCTGATGCCGACCCGCCGGGACTTCCGCGTTTCGGCCCTGCCGATCGGGCGCGGCACGCTGCTGGGCTCCTTTCTGGGCGTTCTGCCGGGTGGCGGGGCGATGCTGTCGTCCTTCGCGTCCTACATGGTCGAAAAGCGCATGGCCAAGCATCCCGAAACCTTCGGCCGGGGCGCGATCGAAGGCGTCGCCGGGCCGGAATCGGCCAACAATGCCGGGGCGCAGACGTCGTTCGTGCCCATGCTGACGCTAGGCATTCCCTCCAATCCGCTGATGGCGCTGATGATCGGCGCGCTGATCATTCAAGGCATCACGCCCGGGCCGAACCTCATCAACGAGCAGCCGGCGCTGTTCTGGGGTGTGATCGTTTCGATGTGGATCGGCAATCTGATGCTGGTCGTGCTCAATCTGCCGCTGATCGGGCTGTGGGTCCGGCTCCTGAGCGTCAGGACCAATTTCCTCTACCCCGCCATCATCGGCTTCTCGGCTATCGGCGTCTACTCGGTCAACAACAACTCCTTCGACCTCGTCGTCATGTCCGTGTTCGGCGCTGTCGGCTACGGGCTAACCAAGCTCGAATGCGAGCCCGCGCCGCTGCTCCTCGGTTTCGTGCTCGGCCCGATGATGGAAACCTATCTGAGGCGCACCATGATCCTTTCGGGCGGAGACCCGACCGTGTTCCTGACGAGCCCGATCAGCATGGGGCTGCTGATCATGGCGGCCATCGTGCTGGTCGTCGTCCTCTTCCCTTCGATCAGGAAACGGCGCGCCGAGGTCTTTGTCGAGGAAGATTAG